A segment of the Stigmatella aurantiaca genome:
GGCGCCGCACCGTGGCGAAGAACGCCGGCCACCGCGCCTCGGGCAGCAGGTAGAGGACGTCGCACACCACGGCGGCATCGAACTGGCCCTCGCGCGCCTCGGCCAGGCGCTCCACGGTGCCCTCCTCGATGTGGACGTTGGGCAACCGGCCCAGCGCCCTCGACGCCCACATCACCTTGCGGGGATCCGGATCCACGCCCACCACCTGGCGGGAGGGGTCCTCCAGCGCCAGGAGCGCCGAGAGCAGCCCATGGCCACACCCCACGTCCGCGATGGAGGCACCCGCCGGGGCCCGGCGCGCCACCGCCTCCAGGGGGGCGGAGAAGGCCCGGGCGTGGACGTGGAAGCGCTCCGGGGCGGGGAGCGCCGAGAACAGGGCGAGCGCCTGGGACTGAAGCGTGCTCATGAGATGTACCGCTCCATTCCGAAGGCGGCGCTGAGGACCACGAGCCCCACGGCGCTGACGGCGAGGAGCCCCCGGCGCAGCAGGGGACGTTCCTTCAGCAGCAGGGCGAGCGTCAGGAACAGGGGAAAGGCGGAGAGGAGGTAGCGCCCCATGCCCATGAAGTCCTTGGTGGACAGGGCGGGCAGGCCCACGATGGCCAGGGTGAAGACGGCATAGCCCCACCCGAGCCTGCGGGCGGTGGGCCAGACCAGGCCCAGCGCGAGGAAGGTGAGCAGCGCGTGGGTGATGAACCGCCCCACCACCTCCGCGTTATTGCCCGAGAAGAACACCGCCTTGAACCAGGCCAGCTTGAGCCAGGTGCGCCACCCCGGTGCCTGGTCCCACCCGGGCGCGCCTTGGACCTCCACGAAGGCAAAGGGCGCGCCGAAGGTCTCCCCCAGGTAGAGCACGTAGGCGATGAACCCGGCCGCGGATAGCACGGGGAGCACATCCCAGACGTCCCAGCGCAGCCCCCGCTCGCGCTTCCACTCCAGCCGGCGCACCAGCAGCCCCAGCACCACGGCGGGGGCCACGGGCCGGGCCGCCGTGGCGACCGCCCCCAGCACCACGGCGGGCACCAGGTACCCCTTCTCCAGGAGCAGGAAGGCGCCCACCACCAGCAGCAGGAACAGGGCGTCCGAATACATGACGCCGTACAGGTAGAAGGCGAACGGATACAGGCTGATGAGCATCCCGGCCTGAAGCGCGGTGGAGGGCTCCACCCGGGTGCCCGCCCAGCGGGTGAAGAGCACCATGGCCAGCGGTCCACACAGCAGCGTGACGGCGATGCCCGCCGTGTAGACGGACAGGCCCAGCCCCATGAAGAGCTGGATGGCCAGCGGGTACAGCGGGAAGAACGCCACCGAGCTCTGCTGGCCCGGCGTGTACGTATAGCCCTCCTCGGCGATGCGCTTGTACCAGCTCGCATCCCAGGCCACCCAGCCCATGGACAGGTACTCGTCCAGGCGCAGCGAGGGCGCCGAGGGGTCCTTGTGGTGGAAGTACCAGGCGCCCGCCCCCGCCGCCACGGCACAGGCGGCGACGGAGACCAGAACCAGGAGCGCAATGGTGAGCGGCGGAGAGCGGTTCATGCGGGGGCGAGGCATGGTCCAGACCTCTGCCCCCGGTCAAGGGGCTTTAGCGCGCGTGGAAGGTCTTCCCCGCCTTCACCGTCTCCACCAGGAGCGGCGCCGGGGCGAAGCGCTCTCCGAATTTGTCGTGGTAGTGCTCCAGGCGCTGGAGCAGCGCTGCGGGCGTCAGGCTGTCCGCGTACCGGAAGGGGCCGCCCCGGAACGGCGGGAAGCCCAGGCCGAAGATGGCGCCCACATCCCCATCCCTCGGGCTGCGGAGGATGCCCTCGCCCAGGCAGCGCACTGCCTCGTTGACCATCTGCAGGACGCACCGCTCGGCCATCTCGGCGCGATCGATGGCCTTGCGGTCCTGGCCGGTGGGCAGCAGCGCGTAGACCGACAGGTCCACCTCCTTCTTCTTCCCGTCGTAGGTGTAGAAGCCCTTCTTGTTCTTGCGGCCGAGGCGCCCATCCTCGATGACCTTGTCGAGCGTCTTCGGGGCCGCCAGCCGCTTGCCGAAGGCCGCCTCCATGATGGGGCCCACCTTGTGCGCCACATCGATGCCCACCTCGTCCAGCAGGGTGATGGGGCCCACCGGGAAGCCAAAGTCCACGAGCGCCTTGTCCAGCTCGGCGATGTCCGCGCCTTCGGCCAGCAGGTAGGCCGCCTCGTTCATGTACGGGGCGAGGATGCGCGAGGTGTAGAAGCCCACCCCGTCGTTGACGACGATGACCGTCTTGCCCTGCTTGCGGCCCACCTCCACGCAGGTGGCCGTCACCCACTCGGCGGTGCCCGGGTGGGTGATGATCTCCAGCAGCGGCATCTTGTTCACCGGGCTGAAGTAGTGCATCCCGATGACCAGCTCTGGCCGGCGGCTGGCCTTGGCCAGCTCGGTGATGGGCAGGCTGGAGGTGTTGGAGGCGAAGATGCACCCGTCGTGCGTCACCGCCTCCGTCTCGGCCAGCACGCGTTGCTTGAGCTTCAGGTCCTCGAACACCGCCTCGATGATGAGGTCCACCGTCTTGAAGCCGCTGTAGTCCGTGCCCGCGGAGACGAGCGCCATCTTCGCGGTGGCCTCGCGCCCCGTCAGCGAGCGCTTCTTCACGCGCTCATCCAGGATGCTCTGCACCTGCTTGAGCGCACGCCCCGCGCCCAGGTCATCCTTGTCC
Coding sequences within it:
- a CDS encoding class I SAM-dependent methyltransferase, yielding MSTLQSQALALFSALPAPERFHVHARAFSAPLEAVARRAPAGASIADVGCGHGLLSALLALEDPSRQVVGVDPDPRKVMWASRALGRLPNVHIEEGTVERLAEAREGQFDAAVVCDVLYLLPEARWPAFFATVRRLLRPGGRFLLKEAEGGGSWKHYKCLAQEWVMVKLLRRTQAGGALALQPRETLQALLRQAGFEVHETVEMDRGYTTPHILYVAQVPGAAPPSP
- a CDS encoding mannosyltransferase family protein, translating into MNRSPPLTIALLVLVSVAACAVAAGAGAWYFHHKDPSAPSLRLDEYLSMGWVAWDASWYKRIAEEGYTYTPGQQSSVAFFPLYPLAIQLFMGLGLSVYTAGIAVTLLCGPLAMVLFTRWAGTRVEPSTALQAGMLISLYPFAFYLYGVMYSDALFLLLVVGAFLLLEKGYLVPAVVLGAVATAARPVAPAVVLGLLVRRLEWKRERGLRWDVWDVLPVLSAAGFIAYVLYLGETFGAPFAFVEVQGAPGWDQAPGWRTWLKLAWFKAVFFSGNNAEVVGRFITHALLTFLALGLVWPTARRLGWGYAVFTLAIVGLPALSTKDFMGMGRYLLSAFPLFLTLALLLKERPLLRRGLLAVSAVGLVVLSAAFGMERYIS